A portion of the Rhodococcus pseudokoreensis genome contains these proteins:
- the glgP gene encoding alpha-glucan family phosphorylase, with amino-acid sequence MKALRRFTVRAHLPERLAALGPLSTNLRWSWHPATQELFGLLDEDLWRQVQFDPVRMLGEVDPARLDELAEDVAFLARLDAAAADLDDYLSRPRWYQNQQAKGVSLDGGIAYFSMEFGVSEVLPNYSGGLGILAGDHLKAASDLGLPLIGVGLLYRSGYFRQSLTADGWQAEHYPPHDPQGLPLRLLTESGPQSSDGAPVLVHVAVPGGRVLRARVWIAQVGRVPLLLLDSDIAENDAEMRGVTDRLYGGDQDHRIKQEILAGIGGVRAVRAYTHAYGLPDPAVFHMNEGHAGFLGIERIRELVTTGGLDFDEALATVRAGTVFTTHTPVPAGIDRFPADLVRHYFGGDNGANESSLLPGLTIDRILGLGRESDPSVFNMAHMGLRLGQRANGVSKLHGIVSREMFQPLWQGFDAGEVPIGSVTNGVHAPTWAAPEWIDLATRILGPELVEEARGWERLQDLSAEELWATRNALRGKLVEEVRRRVRASWIERGATSAELGWTNEVFDPNVLTVGFARRVPTYKRLTLMLRDPERLRALLLDEERPVQLVVAGKSHPADDGGKALIQQVVRFADAADVRHRITFLPDYDMSMARYLYWGCDVWLNNPLRPLEACGTSGMKSALNGGLNLSIRDGWWDEMFDGENGWAIPTADGVVDETRRDDLEASALYELLERAVLPRFYDRADGLPVRWVEMVRHTLQNLGPKVLASRMVRDYAVQYYAPAAASARTVAAENFAGARELAAFRRRVEAAWPAVTVLQVDGAGLPDTPEIGANLVLRARIRLGELSVDDVTVQAVIGKAGPDEELTDIVTVPMTHSASDESGELFVADLALPLSGSVGYTVRVLPHHELLVDPSELGLVTVPNP; translated from the coding sequence GTGAAAGCCTTGCGTCGGTTCACTGTCCGAGCCCACCTTCCGGAGCGGCTCGCTGCCCTCGGTCCGCTGTCCACCAATCTTCGCTGGTCGTGGCATCCGGCCACGCAGGAACTGTTCGGATTGCTGGACGAGGACCTGTGGCGGCAGGTGCAGTTCGACCCGGTCCGGATGCTCGGTGAGGTCGACCCCGCCCGCCTGGACGAACTGGCCGAGGACGTCGCATTCCTGGCCCGGCTCGACGCCGCCGCTGCCGACCTCGACGACTACCTGTCCCGGCCCCGCTGGTATCAGAACCAGCAGGCCAAGGGAGTGTCGCTGGACGGCGGGATCGCATATTTCTCAATGGAGTTCGGGGTCAGCGAAGTGCTGCCCAACTACTCCGGCGGCCTCGGGATTCTCGCAGGCGACCACCTGAAGGCGGCATCCGATCTGGGACTGCCGCTGATCGGTGTCGGGCTGTTGTACCGCTCGGGATACTTCCGGCAGTCGCTGACCGCGGACGGCTGGCAGGCCGAGCACTACCCGCCGCACGACCCGCAGGGCCTGCCGCTGCGTCTGCTCACCGAGTCCGGGCCGCAGTCGTCCGACGGGGCGCCGGTCCTCGTCCACGTCGCGGTCCCCGGTGGCCGGGTGCTGCGCGCCCGCGTGTGGATCGCCCAGGTGGGGCGCGTCCCGCTGCTGCTGCTCGACTCCGACATCGCGGAGAACGACGCCGAGATGCGGGGCGTCACCGACCGCCTGTACGGCGGCGACCAGGACCACCGCATCAAACAGGAGATCCTCGCCGGCATCGGCGGCGTCCGCGCGGTGCGCGCCTACACCCACGCCTACGGCCTGCCCGATCCCGCCGTCTTCCACATGAACGAGGGGCATGCGGGTTTCCTCGGCATCGAGCGGATCCGCGAACTGGTCACCACCGGCGGGCTCGACTTCGACGAGGCGCTGGCCACGGTCCGCGCCGGCACCGTCTTCACGACCCACACCCCGGTTCCCGCGGGAATCGACCGGTTCCCCGCCGACCTCGTGCGGCACTACTTCGGCGGCGACAACGGGGCGAACGAATCGTCACTGCTGCCGGGGCTGACGATCGACCGGATCCTCGGACTCGGCCGCGAATCGGATCCGTCAGTGTTCAACATGGCCCACATGGGCCTGCGTCTCGGGCAGCGGGCGAACGGTGTGTCCAAGCTGCACGGCATCGTCAGCCGGGAGATGTTCCAGCCGCTGTGGCAGGGGTTCGACGCCGGTGAGGTGCCGATCGGCTCGGTGACCAACGGTGTCCACGCGCCCACGTGGGCCGCGCCCGAATGGATCGATCTCGCCACCCGCATTCTCGGCCCCGAACTGGTGGAGGAGGCCCGCGGCTGGGAGCGGCTGCAGGACCTGTCCGCCGAGGAGCTGTGGGCGACCCGCAACGCGCTGCGCGGGAAACTCGTCGAGGAGGTGCGCCGACGGGTCCGGGCGTCCTGGATCGAACGCGGTGCGACGTCCGCCGAGCTCGGCTGGACGAACGAGGTGTTCGACCCGAACGTGCTCACCGTCGGCTTCGCCCGCCGGGTGCCCACCTACAAGCGTCTGACGCTGATGCTGCGCGACCCCGAGCGGCTCCGGGCCCTCCTGCTCGACGAGGAGCGTCCGGTACAGCTGGTGGTCGCCGGGAAGAGCCACCCCGCGGACGACGGCGGGAAGGCACTCATCCAGCAGGTCGTGCGGTTCGCCGACGCCGCCGACGTCCGGCACCGCATCACGTTCCTCCCCGACTACGACATGTCGATGGCGCGGTACCTGTACTGGGGTTGCGACGTCTGGCTCAACAACCCGCTGCGCCCGCTCGAGGCCTGCGGAACGTCGGGGATGAAGTCGGCCCTCAACGGCGGACTGAACCTGTCGATCCGCGACGGCTGGTGGGACGAGATGTTCGACGGCGAGAACGGCTGGGCCATCCCGACCGCGGACGGCGTCGTCGACGAGACCCGGCGTGACGACCTCGAGGCCAGTGCCCTGTACGAACTGCTCGAGCGCGCCGTCCTGCCGAGGTTCTACGACCGCGCGGACGGACTGCCGGTGCGCTGGGTGGAGATGGTGCGTCACACGCTGCAGAACCTCGGGCCGAAGGTGCTGGCGTCACGGATGGTGCGGGACTACGCCGTCCAGTACTACGCGCCCGCCGCCGCGTCGGCCCGGACGGTGGCGGCGGAGAACTTCGCCGGCGCCCGCGAACTCGCCGCGTTCCGTCGACGCGTGGAGGCGGCGTGGCCTGCGGTGACGGTGCTGCAGGTCGATGGGGCTGGGCTGCCCGACACTCCCGAGATCGGAGCGAATCTGGTGCTCCGCGCCCGCATCCGCCTCGGTGAACTGTCCGTCGACGACGTCACCGTGCAGGCCGTGATCGGCAAGGCCGGACCGGACGAGGAGCTCACCGACATCGTCACGGTCCCGATGACGCACTCGGCCTCGGACGAGTCGGGGGAGTTGTTCGTCGCCGATCTGGCCCTGCCGCTGTCTGGCTCGGTCGGGTACACGGTGCGGGTGCTTCCGCACCACGAGTTGCTCGTCGATCCGTCGGAGCTGGGCCTGGTGACGGTGCCGAACCCCTGA
- a CDS encoding ABC transporter permease, producing MSQLSGTGVLAELAVRTDRVRIPVWTVAVAGLTVLIASSYSTIYPTAESRQARAELISSPAATALAGPGYGLDDYTLGAMVANEIAGMTMVAVAIMSVLLVTRHLRTEEETGRAELVRAGVVGRYAGITAGLISAALANVFVALLLVIGLLAVGLPPAGSLNMSAGVLVVGLVFTSLSALASQLTEHARAASGAGICAVVVAYLLRAVGDVQQGHSGSLLTWVSPIGWSQATRAYVDERWWPLLIGVVAAALTVVCAYAAIGRRDVGAGLLPPRGGRAEASPRLTGVTALAARQQRGQILAWGVGVFALSLPIGSLGRQISDFIEQDPDLAQLLPGGAAAAADGAFALYLVFLVVMAAMYAVGAVVSIRSEESSGRAEEALATPVSRARWLGGQLLVIAAAAVAIAVAAGVGMGITAAFTLSDAGALGRLIGAALNTVPAVLVIVGSCAAVYGLIPRALPALWAFVGYVLVAGMFGEVLPDWFGILSPFHYTPALPAESFSAAPLVVLLLLAAALFLAAVAGFRRRDVGP from the coding sequence GTGAGTCAGCTGAGCGGGACGGGTGTGCTCGCCGAACTGGCGGTGCGTACCGACCGGGTCCGGATTCCGGTGTGGACGGTCGCGGTGGCGGGTCTCACCGTCCTGATCGCGTCAAGTTACTCCACCATCTACCCGACCGCCGAATCCCGGCAGGCCCGTGCCGAACTCATCTCGTCCCCGGCCGCCACCGCCCTCGCCGGGCCGGGCTACGGCCTGGACGACTACACGCTGGGTGCGATGGTCGCCAACGAGATCGCCGGCATGACGATGGTGGCCGTGGCGATCATGTCGGTGCTGCTGGTGACGCGGCATCTGCGGACGGAGGAGGAGACCGGGCGCGCGGAGCTGGTGCGCGCCGGCGTCGTCGGGCGGTACGCGGGAATCACAGCGGGACTGATCTCGGCGGCCCTCGCCAATGTGTTCGTCGCGCTGCTGCTCGTCATCGGGTTGCTCGCCGTGGGTCTGCCTCCGGCGGGTTCGCTGAACATGTCGGCGGGTGTGCTGGTCGTGGGTCTGGTGTTCACGTCGCTGTCGGCGCTGGCGTCACAGCTCACCGAACACGCCCGCGCGGCAAGCGGTGCCGGAATCTGCGCGGTCGTCGTCGCGTACCTGCTGCGGGCAGTCGGCGATGTGCAGCAGGGACACAGCGGGAGCCTGCTCACGTGGGTGTCGCCGATCGGCTGGTCGCAGGCCACCCGCGCATACGTCGACGAACGATGGTGGCCGTTGCTGATCGGCGTCGTCGCGGCGGCGCTGACCGTCGTGTGCGCGTATGCGGCCATCGGTCGCCGGGACGTCGGGGCGGGACTCCTTCCGCCGCGGGGCGGTCGTGCCGAGGCGTCCCCCCGCCTGACCGGGGTCACCGCACTCGCGGCGCGTCAGCAGCGCGGCCAGATCCTCGCCTGGGGTGTCGGGGTGTTCGCGCTGTCGCTGCCGATCGGTTCCCTCGGCAGGCAGATCAGCGATTTCATCGAGCAGGATCCCGATCTCGCACAGCTGCTGCCGGGTGGCGCCGCGGCGGCCGCCGACGGCGCGTTCGCCCTGTATCTGGTGTTCCTGGTGGTGATGGCCGCGATGTACGCCGTCGGTGCCGTCGTGTCGATCCGCTCGGAGGAATCGTCGGGTCGCGCCGAGGAGGCCCTGGCCACCCCCGTGTCGCGGGCGCGGTGGCTCGGTGGCCAGCTGCTCGTGATCGCGGCCGCGGCCGTCGCGATCGCGGTGGCGGCCGGGGTCGGTATGGGGATCACCGCGGCGTTCACGCTGTCCGACGCGGGCGCGCTCGGGCGGCTGATCGGCGCCGCCCTGAACACGGTGCCGGCCGTGCTCGTGATCGTCGGATCGTGCGCGGCCGTCTACGGGTTGATCCCACGCGCGCTTCCCGCACTGTGGGCGTTCGTGGGCTACGTTCTCGTCGCCGGAATGTTCGGGGAGGTCCTCCCGGACTGGTTCGGGATTCTCTCCCCCTTCCACTACACACCGGCGCTGCCTGCCGAAAGCTTCTCGGCCGCTCCCCTCGTCGTTCTGCTGCTCCTCGCGGCGGCCCTGTTCCTCGCCGCGGTCGCCGGCTTCCGGCGCCGCGACGTCGGCCCGTAA
- a CDS encoding ABC transporter ATP-binding protein: MDLAISVRGLTKKFGEVLALDGLDLEVKSGEVHGFLGPNGAGKSTTIRVLLGLLRADGGSASVLGADPWRDSVPVHRRLAYVPGEVNLWPNLSGGEAIDLLGRLRGGLDPIRRASLIERFELDPTRKGRTYSKGNRQKVALVAALAADTELLILDEPTSGLDPLMEAVFQECITEFARGGRTVLLSSHILAEVDALCHAVTIIRAGRTVQAGTLSELRHLTRTTVTATTRIKPSPIGNVPGVHNLQKGADANTVTFDVDSDQIDPVMTTLTGLGIVSITANPPTLEDLFLREYRDEVEALGIGRPQ, translated from the coding sequence ATGGACCTTGCGATCTCAGTCCGCGGACTCACCAAGAAGTTCGGTGAAGTCCTCGCCCTCGACGGCCTCGATCTGGAGGTGAAGTCGGGTGAGGTGCACGGATTCCTCGGACCCAACGGCGCGGGCAAGTCCACGACCATCCGGGTGCTTCTCGGTCTGCTGCGCGCCGACGGGGGTTCGGCGTCCGTTCTCGGTGCCGATCCGTGGCGTGATTCCGTACCCGTGCATCGACGGCTCGCCTATGTGCCAGGGGAAGTGAACTTGTGGCCCAACCTGTCCGGCGGTGAGGCGATCGACCTTCTCGGGCGACTGCGGGGCGGACTCGATCCGATCCGTCGCGCGTCGCTGATCGAGCGATTCGAACTCGACCCCACCCGGAAGGGCCGCACCTATTCGAAAGGCAACCGGCAGAAGGTCGCCCTCGTGGCTGCGCTCGCCGCCGACACCGAACTCCTCATCCTCGACGAGCCGACATCGGGCCTGGACCCGTTGATGGAGGCGGTGTTTCAGGAATGCATCACCGAATTCGCGCGCGGCGGGCGCACGGTGCTGCTGTCCAGTCACATCCTCGCCGAGGTGGATGCGCTGTGCCACGCCGTGACCATCATCCGGGCGGGCCGGACGGTGCAGGCGGGAACACTGTCCGAGCTGCGGCATCTCACCCGGACGACGGTGACGGCGACCACCCGGATCAAGCCCAGCCCCATCGGGAACGTCCCTGGTGTGCACAACCTGCAAAAGGGTGCGGACGCGAACACGGTGACGTTCGACGTCGATTCCGATCAGATCGACCCGGTCATGACCACGTTGACGGGGCTGGGCATCGTGTCGATCACCGCCAACCCGCCGACGCTGGAGGACCTGTTCCTGCGCGAGTACCGCGACGAGGTCGAGGCGCTCGGGATCGGACGGCCGCAGTGA